The following are from one region of the Littorina saxatilis isolate snail1 linkage group LG2, US_GU_Lsax_2.0, whole genome shotgun sequence genome:
- the LOC138960172 gene encoding heterogeneous nuclear ribonucleoprotein H2-like: MDGFVARLRGLPWSTTAEDLVKFFDECQIAGGEKGVHLTVSREGRASGEAFVEFESEEDVEKGIEKHNSHLGSRYIEVFRSKKSEMEWVVKRMGADHSNMSEACVKLRGLPFGCSKEEIAQFFTGFEIVPNGIMLPEDRLGRSTGEAFVQFASQEIAEKALGKHKERIGHRYIEIFKSSLAEANAVTGRDRGFRGSMGMGRPGPYDRGDRFGGPMGPGGGSMGMGYSRGGRGGRNVKGFFEDDFDDYNGGGFGFGGRGGRGGMRGRYPGMMDDRRNGPPGSQYISKTGHSVHMRGLPFQAQEQDIFEFFSPIQPVRVNFDFGGNGRPTGEANVDFATHQEAMEAMKKHKTNMQHRYIELFLNSTPSPRNSSEGGSYGGADMGSGFVGGNMGNNMGGMGTGMGTGMGGGGGYSNNGGNFGAGSNMGGGYNNMGSGSVGSGMGAGNMGGSMSAGGMGSGGMGGGSMTGGMGAGNMSGGMGGGNMGTGMGGSNMGSGMGGGYGGQGQFGASQQYGSSNMGGGGYGSMGGASGQSGGYGNQGMSSNYMSGNGGGYSSMGSSAMNNLANPNYTAF, from the exons AATGTCAGATTGCTGGAGGCGAGAAGGGTGTCCATCTGACAGTGTCCAGGGAAGGAAGAGCCAGTGGAGAGGCTTTTGTTGAGTTTGAGTCTGAGGAGGATGTCGAAAAAGGCATTGAGAAACACAATTCGCATTTGGGATCAAGATACATTGAAG TTTTTCGTTCCAAGAAAAGCGAAATGGAATGGGTTGTAAAGCGCATGGGAGCAGACCACAGCAACATGAGTGAGGCATGTGTCAAACTTCGGGGTCTTCCCTTCGGCTGTTCCAAGGAAGAAATTGCCCAGTTCTTTACAG GGTTCGAGATTGTTCCCAATGGGATAATGCTACCTGAGGATCGTCTGGGGCGCAGCACGGGGGAGGCGTTTGTACAGTTCGCTTCCCAGGAGATAGCAGAAAAGGCCCTGGGTAAACACAAGGAGCGCATAGGGCACAG GTACATAGAGATCTTCAAGAGCAGTCTGGCTGAAGCCAACGCAGTGACAGGCAGGGACCGTGGGTTCCGGGGATCCATGGGGATGGGTCGGCCAGGTCCTTATGATCGTGGCGATCGTTTTGGTGGACCAATGGGCCCGGGCGGTGGCTCAATGGGCATGGGCTACAGCAGAGGAGGACGTGGTGGTCGTAACGTCAAAG GTTTCTTTGAGGACGACTTTGACGACTACAATGGTGGTGGCTTTGGATTTGGTGGCCGGGGGGGTCGTGGAGGAATGAGGGGGCGATACCCAGGGATGATGGATGACCGCCGCAACGGGCCACCAGGCAGCCAGTACATTAGCAAAACCGGTCACTCTGTCCATATGCGGGGTCTACCATTCCAAGCTCAAGAGCAGGACATTTTTGAG TTCTTTTCTCCAATCCAGCCAGTGAGAGTGAACTTTGATTTTGGTGGAAATGGTCGTCCAACAGGAGAAGCTAATGTTGATTTTGCTACCCACCAAGAGGCCATGGAAGCCATGAAAAAGCACAAGACCAACATGC AACACCGCTACATAGAGCTGTTCCTCAACTCCACACCCTCGCCACGCAACAGTTCGGAAGGTGGCAGCTATGGTGGCGCTGACATGGGCTCAGGCTTTGTTGGCGGCAACATGGGCAACAACATGGGTGGCATGGGCACTGGCATGGGCACTGGCAtgggcggtggtggtggttacAGCAACAATGGAGGCAACTTTGGAGCTGGCAGCAACATGGGCGGTGGCTACAACAATATGGGAAGTGGCAGCGTGGGCAGCGGCATGGGTGCTGGCAACATGGGCGGCAGTATGAGCGCTGGCGGCATGGGAAGTGGTGGAATGGGAGGTGGCAGCATGACTGGAGGCATGGGAGCTGGCAACATGAGCGGAGGCATGGGAGGTGGCAACATGGGCACTGGAATGGGCGGAAGCAACATGGGGAGTGGAATGGGCGGAGGCTATGGTGGCCAGGGACAGTTTGGGGCCAGCCAGCAGTATGGCAGCAGCAACATGGGCGGTGGAGGCTACGGCAGCATGGGGGGAGCCAGTGGTCAGTCGGGTGGATACGGAAACCAGG GAATGAGCAGCAACTACATGAGTGGAAATGGTGGCGGCTACAGCAGCATGGGCAGCAGTGCAATGAACAATCTGGCCAACCCCAACTATACTGCTTTTTGA